The genomic interval aatataaattgcAAATACAATTTCTTGAACGCATATTCGGCAACGATGAAGTTGTTGGTACTGGTGTCTGTTCTGGGGTTGGCGTTGGGTCTCCCAGCGCCTGAGGGCGAGCCCTTCACGGGGTATTACCACTCCACTGTTGGCATCCAAGAAGCTGCCAGAATAAAGGCGACAGAGGAAGCAGCGGATTTCGATGGCTCAAGGATCGTTGGTGGATCAGCTGCTGCGTTGGGCGCGTACCCCCATTTGGGCGGTTTAGTGATCACCCTGACCACTGGCTCCACGTCTGTCTGTGGCTCCTCGCTCCTGACTAACACCCGTGCCGTCACCGCCGCCCACTGCTGGTTTGACGGCCAGAACCAAGCTCGCCAGTTCGTCGTGGTCTTAGGCTCCGTCAGGCTGTTCACCGGCGGTACCAGAATCACCACCACCTCTGTGGTCATGCACGAGAACTGGGTTCCGTCGAGGATCCTCAATGATGTCGCCATCATCAACCTCAGCTGGGTCACTTATTcctgtaagtattattttcctttattagaCTACGC from Pectinophora gossypiella chromosome 29, ilPecGoss1.1, whole genome shotgun sequence carries:
- the LOC126379572 gene encoding collagenase-like, whose product is MKLLVLVSVLGLALGLPAPEGEPFTGYYHSTVGIQEAARIKATEEAADFDGSRIVGGSAAALGAYPHLGGLVITLTTGSTSVCGSSLLTNTRAVTAAHCWFDGQNQARQFVVVLGSVRLFTGGTRITTTSVVMHENWVPSRILNDVAIINLSWVTYSSTISNIALPSGTLLNNNFAGWTAQAAGFGVQRDGTGISTAQTLHHVSLTVITNAVCASWYPGSIQASNICIDGSQRRSTCGGDSGGPLQVNSGGPVLIGITSFGYRWGCEQGWPAAFARTTAFNTWIRARI